A single window of Candidatus Microthrix subdominans DNA harbors:
- a CDS encoding class I SAM-dependent methyltransferase translates to MKRLVSRSARFLTNEIADELERRAAQRPLATAFPRTKIDIPDAVAQLGSAQSRVQLHQLMSWNHRWVAMLAERNRRTAVSSYDFIEEVMPNARFSINQFDVIRDKQDEIMQLDGHILDLGVYRGVSTKALARIFPSKIIHGFDSFEGLPEDWGHQGKGAFGEVKGMLPDMPVNVKLYKGWFDDTLPDWYSAHNGTPISLLRVDCDLYSSTRTILNVLRPLIRSGTWIVFDEYIGYRTWEEHEYKAFMEFVDETGFEFEYVAYGLTYTILRLL, encoded by the coding sequence GTGAAACGACTGGTGAGCCGATCTGCCAGGTTTCTGACCAACGAAATCGCCGACGAGCTTGAGAGACGAGCGGCGCAACGACCACTCGCGACTGCCTTTCCCCGGACGAAGATCGACATCCCTGACGCTGTGGCACAACTCGGATCCGCCCAGTCCCGGGTTCAGCTCCATCAGCTGATGTCATGGAATCACCGCTGGGTGGCGATGCTGGCAGAGAGAAATCGACGAACCGCCGTCTCGAGCTATGACTTCATCGAAGAAGTGATGCCGAACGCTCGGTTCAGTATCAACCAGTTTGATGTCATTCGTGACAAACAAGATGAAATCATGCAACTCGACGGTCATATTTTAGACCTCGGGGTCTATCGAGGCGTCAGCACCAAGGCGCTCGCTCGTATCTTTCCATCCAAGATTATCCATGGATTCGATTCGTTTGAAGGTCTGCCTGAAGACTGGGGACACCAGGGTAAAGGCGCGTTCGGTGAGGTCAAAGGGATGCTCCCGGATATGCCTGTTAACGTAAAACTCTACAAAGGGTGGTTTGACGATACCTTGCCGGATTGGTATTCGGCTCACAACGGTACGCCGATCTCCTTGCTGCGGGTGGACTGCGACCTGTATTCATCTACTCGTACAATCCTCAACGTGTTGCGTCCATTGATTCGCTCGGGCACGTGGATCGTTTTTGATGAGTACATCGGGTATCGAACCTGGGAGGAGCACGAGTACAAGGCGTTCATGGAGTTTGTGGACGAGACCGGCTTTGAGTTCGAATACGTGGCCTATGGGTTGACCTACACGATTCTGAGGTTGCTGTAG
- a CDS encoding glycosyltransferase family 4 protein, whose protein sequence is MKILITNRKMTSPWGSELYVRDLATELLRRGHRPMVYTSELGAVADEMINATIAVSDNLGEFGVRPDVIHGQHHLVAMNALCHYGDVPMVGVSHGWRPWPEQPVLHPNVTRYVAVDEAVRDRLALQHGVADDRIVIVPNFVDLDRFARVAEPEPTPRRLLLFSNYVFEGAPYLEAAREAAAKLGAHLDVVGEKMGTATRHPEELVGGYDLVLAQGRSALEAMAAGASVMIGSSRAFGPLVRTDNMERLRRLNFGIRTQTLPVSADTIIDQLTAYDAADAAKVTDWVRANAGVGDAVDALVGVYQAALDDFHLRPPDPVEASRATGAFLDGVTKDFNALQTEVWELRPRVSTGARAIDRLAVVEGERNDLRRDLAQAQKRMSVAERDLGRTRQRALRQQRRLDQLMSSRAVRAQNRVRSAPLLRRPYRALLKLVGRG, encoded by the coding sequence ATGAAGATCCTCATCACCAACCGGAAGATGACCAGCCCCTGGGGCTCGGAACTCTACGTGCGCGACCTGGCCACTGAGTTACTGCGTCGGGGGCATCGCCCCATGGTGTACACCTCCGAACTCGGCGCTGTTGCCGATGAGATGATCAACGCCACCATTGCGGTCAGCGATAATCTTGGAGAGTTCGGCGTGCGCCCTGACGTCATCCACGGCCAGCACCACCTGGTTGCGATGAACGCTCTCTGTCACTACGGCGATGTACCGATGGTCGGGGTCAGCCACGGCTGGAGGCCGTGGCCCGAACAACCGGTGCTGCATCCCAACGTGACGCGTTACGTTGCCGTCGACGAGGCGGTGCGCGACCGCCTCGCACTGCAACACGGGGTGGCGGACGATCGCATCGTGATCGTGCCCAACTTCGTCGATCTCGATCGCTTTGCGCGCGTTGCCGAGCCCGAGCCGACCCCTCGTCGGTTGCTGCTGTTCTCCAACTACGTCTTCGAAGGGGCGCCCTATCTGGAGGCGGCTCGGGAGGCCGCAGCCAAGTTGGGTGCTCACCTCGACGTGGTCGGCGAGAAGATGGGCACGGCGACTCGGCACCCCGAAGAGCTTGTGGGGGGTTACGACCTGGTGCTGGCTCAAGGGCGCTCGGCGCTTGAGGCGATGGCCGCCGGCGCGTCGGTCATGATCGGTTCGTCCCGCGCCTTCGGCCCGCTGGTTCGCACCGACAACATGGAGCGGCTGCGGCGGCTGAACTTCGGTATCCGCACGCAGACCCTGCCGGTCTCCGCCGACACGATCATCGACCAGCTGACGGCCTACGACGCAGCGGACGCGGCGAAGGTGACCGACTGGGTACGAGCCAACGCCGGAGTTGGCGACGCCGTCGATGCGTTGGTCGGCGTGTATCAGGCTGCGCTGGACGACTTCCATCTGCGACCGCCCGACCCGGTCGAAGCCTCCCGGGCAACCGGCGCGTTTCTTGACGGGGTCACCAAGGACTTCAATGCGCTTCAGACCGAGGTCTGGGAACTTCGGCCGCGGGTCTCGACCGGCGCCCGGGCGATCGACCGCCTTGCGGTGGTCGAAGGCGAACGGAACGACTTGCGTCGCGATCTGGCCCAGGCGCAGAAGCGGATGAGCGTGGCGGAACGCGATCTCGGCAGAACCCGGCAACGGGCGCTGCGACAGCAGCGGCGATTGGATCAGCTCATGTCATCACGTGCTGTGCGAGCCCAGAATCGAGTGCGTTCGGCGCCGCTGCTTCGGCGCCCCTACCGGGCGTTGCTCAAGCTGGTCGGTCGGGGTTGA
- a CDS encoding IS256 family transposase has protein sequence MTTTPTTIDAAGWLRNHLESDDAGGDLLAALVKDFAEALMSAEASAQCQAGYNERTDQRVNSRNGYRTRRWDTRAGTVDLAVPKLREGTYYPDWLLTHRKRAEQALASVVAEAYVKGVSTRRIDDVVQAMGIEGMSPSQVSRLSADLDVKVTEFRERPLDAGPYRYVWIDALTQKVREGGRVVNVSAVIATAVNAEGRREVIGFDIVTTESTASWTAFLRGLVARGLSGVELVISDAHGGIKAAIGQVLTGAGWQRCRTHFMANLATRVTKAAWPMVAALVRSIFEQPDRDSTWDQLADVVDKLTAAGFDDVAERVLDAADEILAFTAFPVQHWTKIRSNNPQERLNKEVRRRTNVVGIFPNRSAAIRLIGAMLAEQTDEWTVGKRYMSAETLKAARHQPDPVGEGPPKEVAPRAA, from the coding sequence ATGACCACCACCCCAACCACTATCGACGCGGCCGGATGGCTGCGCAACCATCTGGAGTCCGACGACGCCGGCGGTGACCTGCTGGCAGCGCTGGTGAAGGACTTCGCCGAGGCGCTGATGTCCGCCGAAGCCTCGGCTCAGTGTCAGGCCGGATACAACGAACGCACCGACCAACGGGTCAACTCGCGCAACGGCTATCGGACACGCCGGTGGGACACCCGGGCCGGGACCGTCGACCTGGCAGTCCCGAAACTCCGGGAGGGCACCTACTACCCAGACTGGCTGTTGACCCACCGCAAACGTGCTGAGCAGGCGTTGGCGTCGGTGGTCGCGGAGGCCTATGTGAAAGGGGTGTCCACCCGCCGGATCGATGACGTTGTCCAGGCCATGGGCATCGAGGGGATGTCGCCTTCGCAGGTGTCACGGCTGTCCGCTGATCTCGATGTGAAGGTGACCGAGTTCCGCGAACGGCCCCTCGACGCCGGCCCATACCGCTACGTGTGGATCGACGCCCTCACCCAGAAAGTCCGCGAGGGCGGCCGGGTCGTGAACGTCTCAGCGGTGATCGCGACCGCGGTGAACGCCGAGGGTCGCCGAGAGGTCATCGGGTTCGACATTGTCACGACCGAGTCGACAGCGTCGTGGACCGCGTTCCTGCGGGGCCTGGTCGCCCGTGGGCTCTCTGGTGTCGAGCTCGTGATCTCCGACGCCCACGGCGGCATCAAGGCCGCCATCGGGCAGGTGTTGACCGGTGCGGGCTGGCAACGCTGCCGCACCCACTTCATGGCGAACCTGGCCACACGGGTCACCAAAGCAGCGTGGCCGATGGTCGCAGCGTTGGTGCGGTCGATCTTCGAGCAGCCCGACCGGGACTCGACCTGGGACCAGCTCGCCGACGTTGTCGACAAACTCACCGCTGCGGGGTTCGACGATGTCGCCGAACGGGTCCTCGACGCCGCCGATGAGATCCTGGCGTTCACCGCTTTCCCGGTCCAGCACTGGACCAAGATCCGCTCGAACAACCCCCAGGAGCGGCTCAACAAGGAGGTCCGTCGGCGCACCAACGTGGTGGGGATCTTCCCGAACCGCTCTGCTGCGATCCGTCTGATCGGGGCGATGCTCGCCGAGCAGACCGACGAGTGGACGGTCGGGAAGCGTTACATGAGCGCCGAAACGCTCAAGGCGGCCCGTCACCAGCCCGACCCGGTCGGTGAGGGCCCACCCAAGGAGGTCGCACCCAGGGCCGCCTGA
- a CDS encoding ABC transporter substrate-binding protein, with product MGLHRRVIGRVAALRPVLAVAGLTAVVLLVGCSETGTVGGPGQQAGSATSTQSAMTAGGYEPMSDDGPVIERFPDATWFDGDLPATAERADPDAAPVKVGFIGISDGPIAALPELLEATETAVEFINTELGGVDGHPIELFACSVSLSPESSQRCARQVLNDEVVAVLGGINVMSGPGIALLEEAGVPYVGGIPVSYDEMRSPMSFQFSGGTAGAFAAFGADAAQRVKAKKVAMVYADYGAIADGAHTYGAELMQRLGVEQVVEVTFPLTSTDLVAPIQKALDAEPDALILGAADTSCAPALDAVADLEVDVPVYLVGACADQKWLDQVGVDRALGTIFNIEGRLNQRVVDSADTEIYHAVVEEYGPDDLNSAGAATVSFRSAMNLWAALEQVGADATPDVVVEWFRATDGQENFDGHPYTCDGEQMPGLPALCSPQQVLVELIGPKEFAEVSDGWIDVAELLSER from the coding sequence ATGGGATTGCATCGTCGAGTGATCGGACGCGTGGCGGCGCTCCGCCCGGTGCTGGCGGTCGCCGGCCTGACCGCTGTGGTTCTGTTGGTGGGATGCTCGGAGACGGGGACGGTCGGAGGTCCGGGGCAGCAGGCAGGGTCGGCAACCTCCACCCAGAGCGCCATGACCGCTGGCGGTTACGAGCCGATGAGCGACGACGGCCCGGTGATCGAGCGCTTTCCAGATGCCACGTGGTTCGACGGTGACCTTCCGGCGACGGCTGAGCGGGCCGACCCGGACGCCGCCCCGGTGAAGGTGGGCTTCATCGGCATCAGCGATGGGCCGATCGCCGCGCTGCCCGAGCTGCTGGAAGCCACCGAGACGGCGGTCGAGTTCATCAACACCGAACTCGGAGGGGTGGACGGGCACCCGATCGAGCTGTTTGCGTGTTCGGTGTCCTTGTCGCCAGAGAGCTCCCAGCGCTGCGCCCGGCAGGTACTCAACGACGAGGTGGTAGCGGTGCTGGGGGGAATCAACGTGATGAGCGGTCCAGGCATCGCTCTGCTCGAGGAGGCGGGCGTTCCCTACGTGGGTGGCATCCCGGTGAGTTATGACGAGATGCGTAGCCCGATGAGCTTTCAGTTCTCCGGCGGCACGGCGGGTGCGTTCGCCGCCTTCGGCGCCGACGCAGCGCAGCGCGTCAAGGCCAAAAAGGTCGCGATGGTCTATGCCGATTACGGCGCGATCGCCGATGGAGCACACACCTACGGCGCCGAGCTGATGCAGCGGCTGGGCGTCGAGCAGGTGGTCGAGGTCACCTTTCCCCTCACGTCGACCGATTTGGTGGCGCCGATCCAAAAGGCGCTCGACGCCGAACCGGATGCGCTGATCCTGGGCGCAGCCGACACCTCGTGCGCTCCCGCGCTCGATGCGGTGGCCGACCTCGAAGTCGACGTGCCGGTGTACCTGGTGGGCGCGTGCGCCGATCAGAAGTGGCTTGATCAGGTGGGCGTCGATCGGGCGCTCGGCACGATCTTCAACATCGAGGGTCGGCTCAACCAGCGGGTCGTCGATTCGGCAGACACCGAGATCTACCACGCGGTGGTCGAGGAATATGGGCCCGACGATCTCAACTCCGCCGGCGCTGCGACGGTGAGCTTCCGGTCGGCGATGAACCTCTGGGCGGCGCTGGAGCAGGTGGGGGCCGATGCCACACCCGACGTGGTCGTCGAATGGTTTCGCGCCACCGACGGTCAGGAGAACTTCGACGGCCACCCCTACACCTGCGACGGAGAGCAGATGCCCGGGTTGCCGGCGCTGTGCTCGCCGCAGCAGGTGCTCGTCGAGCTGATCGGCCCGAAGGAGTTCGCGGAGGTCTCCGACGGCTGGATCGATGTGGCGGAACTGCTCAGCGAGCGGTGA
- a CDS encoding glycosyltransferase: protein MAGAIAALGAAALLAYKLRFLTGRVRHNQETVQQQRRLLAEHGTEIQRLRDDLDRAHARAEAAGRGVSQAHHQAKAATREANKAMDLAVHTGTTLRQELEGRFTDVERVASVPVTGVPQPLLSIAVPGFNRPYLLEECLASMVSELEFVEPGTVEIVVTDDHSPDRRATAVAAEFARTHPFVGLRINPENLGLEANLLEAARGCRGEFVWIFGNDDRWLPGSFAQVLEDVRAAPADVLLFEKSRMGLDGRPIPDRDGSTPIELDSGQAHCFDCLMDVGTHTGVNSALGWISQVIMRRQPFLAVDPEPYMGLTMYPQLAMMLEAFGDRPLFYRNHRAALHRTPTAAQRLAELLGRREATFWQMGPVQRARWFGASYAALLQRVVDRSTLDTTDFADHRERLFTDKTLVDWMESNWREGLADGLELPEDWLADARRFFELLGRTPPG from the coding sequence GTGGCTGGTGCTATCGCTGCGCTCGGTGCGGCTGCCTTGCTGGCCTACAAGCTGAGGTTCCTCACCGGGAGAGTCCGACACAACCAAGAGACCGTGCAGCAACAACGACGGTTGCTGGCTGAGCACGGTACCGAGATACAACGCCTACGTGACGATCTTGACCGTGCTCACGCCCGTGCGGAAGCGGCGGGGCGCGGTGTCTCACAAGCCCATCACCAAGCAAAGGCGGCGACTCGGGAGGCCAACAAGGCGATGGACTTGGCCGTGCACACGGGCACAACCCTCCGCCAAGAGCTGGAGGGTCGCTTCACCGATGTGGAAAGGGTCGCTTCGGTTCCGGTGACCGGTGTGCCTCAACCTCTTCTGAGCATTGCGGTGCCCGGATTCAACCGCCCCTACCTGCTGGAGGAATGCCTGGCATCCATGGTCTCCGAGCTCGAGTTTGTGGAACCGGGCACCGTAGAGATTGTGGTCACCGACGATCATTCACCCGACCGGCGGGCGACCGCTGTGGCAGCCGAGTTTGCCCGGACACACCCCTTCGTGGGGCTACGAATCAATCCGGAGAACCTCGGTCTGGAGGCCAACCTGCTCGAGGCGGCCCGAGGCTGCCGAGGTGAGTTCGTCTGGATCTTCGGTAACGACGACCGTTGGCTACCGGGCAGTTTTGCCCAGGTACTGGAGGACGTACGCGCCGCACCGGCGGACGTGTTGTTGTTCGAGAAGTCCAGGATGGGGCTGGATGGTCGTCCGATACCTGACCGTGACGGCAGCACTCCGATCGAGTTGGACTCCGGTCAGGCCCATTGCTTCGACTGTCTGATGGACGTTGGCACACATACCGGGGTGAACTCGGCGCTTGGGTGGATCAGCCAGGTCATCATGAGGCGCCAACCGTTTCTGGCGGTCGACCCCGAGCCCTACATGGGGCTCACCATGTACCCACAGCTGGCGATGATGCTCGAGGCATTCGGCGACCGTCCGCTGTTCTACCGGAATCACCGGGCTGCGCTGCATCGCACCCCAACCGCCGCGCAGCGATTGGCCGAATTGTTGGGACGACGTGAGGCCACCTTTTGGCAGATGGGCCCCGTGCAGCGGGCCCGCTGGTTTGGTGCCAGCTACGCCGCTCTGCTGCAACGGGTCGTGGACCGAAGCACCCTCGATACAACAGACTTCGCCGATCATCGAGAGCGGCTCTTCACGGATAAAACGCTCGTCGACTGGATGGAGTCGAACTGGCGAGAGGGCCTGGCAGACGGCCTGGAACTGCCTGAGGACTGGTTGGCGGACGCTCGTCGGTTCTTCGAGCTGTTGGGCCGAACACCGCCGGGCTGA
- the ligD gene encoding non-homologous end-joining DNA ligase yields MAAAAIEVQAGDRAVRVSSPDRILWPQAGITKGDLARYWADLGEVGLRGYRSRPVHLHRFPKGIDADGFFQKRIPSQRPDWIHRAHIVGPNGTSSDALCPTDVAHLVWGAQMGTIEFHPWPTRSWEPEHPDELRIDLDPSPGTGFDEARQAAGLTREVLTEVGLTGWPKTSGKRGIHVLVRITPSWDFVQVRAAAVALARELERRAPKLVTAAWWKEERGERVFVDFNQNCRDRTLCGAWSPRPTPTATVSAPFRWADLEHVEPGDVTVANGVRHLASTGDAHGGIDDAAASIDGLLEWADRDEANGIPDAPWPPTFPKMPGEARRVAPSRRTSQP; encoded by the coding sequence ATGGCCGCAGCGGCGATCGAGGTGCAGGCGGGTGACCGTGCGGTTCGTGTATCCAGTCCCGACCGGATCCTGTGGCCCCAAGCCGGCATCACCAAGGGCGACCTGGCCCGTTACTGGGCCGACTTAGGCGAGGTTGGCCTGCGGGGATACAGAAGTCGACCGGTGCACCTGCACCGCTTTCCCAAGGGCATTGACGCCGACGGGTTCTTCCAGAAGCGCATCCCCAGCCAACGGCCGGACTGGATACATCGCGCCCACATCGTGGGGCCCAACGGCACGAGTTCCGATGCGCTGTGCCCGACCGACGTGGCACACCTCGTGTGGGGCGCCCAGATGGGGACGATCGAGTTCCATCCCTGGCCAACCCGCAGCTGGGAGCCCGAACATCCCGACGAGCTACGGATCGACCTGGACCCATCGCCGGGCACCGGGTTTGACGAGGCCCGTCAGGCCGCGGGACTCACCCGTGAGGTACTGACAGAGGTGGGCCTGACCGGCTGGCCCAAGACATCGGGCAAACGGGGCATCCACGTGCTCGTTCGCATCACGCCGTCGTGGGACTTCGTGCAGGTGCGGGCCGCTGCCGTCGCGCTGGCTCGGGAACTGGAGCGGCGCGCGCCCAAGCTGGTGACAGCGGCCTGGTGGAAGGAGGAACGCGGCGAGCGGGTATTCGTCGACTTCAACCAGAACTGTCGAGACCGCACGTTGTGCGGCGCCTGGTCGCCGCGACCAACACCTACGGCCACCGTGTCTGCGCCGTTCCGCTGGGCCGACCTCGAGCACGTCGAACCCGGCGACGTCACGGTCGCCAACGGAGTTCGCCACCTCGCCTCCACAGGCGACGCCCACGGGGGTATCGATGACGCTGCCGCTTCCATCGACGGTCTGCTGGAGTGGGCCGACCGCGACGAAGCCAACGGCATCCCCGATGCCCCCTGGCCCCCTACATTTCCCAAGATGCCTGGAGAGGCGCGTCGAGTGGCACCGAGCCGCCGGACCAGTCAGCCGTGA
- a CDS encoding bifunctional glycosyltransferase family 2 protein/CDP-glycerol:glycerophosphate glycerophosphotransferase has translation MSSLAIIIPVYNVAGYVRQCIQSVLDQIEAGDQIVVVEDHSTDNSLHIVEEMARRHSEILLVRPEANAGLGRARNLGIQKSTADYLLFLDSDDYFFPGSLDAIRARCDATNPDLVMFDYARVYWNGRKARNMLGGLLEGHPEPVVLSEVPDLLKIINIATNKAYRRVFLEENDLWFPSGYYEDVPFTYPAFCLAESISLLDRVCYAYRQRRTGSILLSTDSRHFELLKQFETALDRFQTEVKLRPWLPVVWERAANHIVAVLAKGEQRLPRELRKQFFMDASDLLNRHSPSVVPYPPGNHGLKYKLIVSGNFRGFEALKRVNQQRIRGRRYKKQLEGKVGPSVERLRRFRPVDPNVAVFSTMWGQLPRGNPLAIAEALATYAPAIQPIWVIAPQHASAARQLGGFEFVEGGTKASQRLFQSAKFFVNDVNFPATWEKRDDQTYLQTQHGTPLKFIGLDVQHHPIAADGMNFSAFLRRIDLWDYNLSSSQYSTEILKRAFPASHELLEYGYPRNDVLVNPPEGIREETRAQLGIPEGHLAVLYTPTHRDGVDQLDLGFDPVAFLKGVPDDVTLIIRSHHRYGPSSGVRMLQSEGRIVDGSDLPEIAPLYLASDVLICDYSSTMFDFANLGRPIVIYGEDWAEYRRLRGTYFDIMEEPPGVVTRSMEELCRAFVSETYRSPSAMKQLDIFQARFCEFDDGRASERVVRKVFLGEEPEAPEPLHDPPVPLATWNVDRPG, from the coding sequence ATGTCTTCACTCGCCATTATAATACCAGTCTATAATGTGGCTGGCTACGTGCGGCAGTGTATTCAGTCAGTGCTGGATCAAATTGAGGCCGGCGATCAGATCGTGGTGGTTGAAGACCACTCTACAGACAACTCCCTTCATATCGTCGAGGAAATGGCTCGGCGCCACTCGGAGATCCTTCTGGTCAGGCCCGAAGCAAACGCCGGGCTGGGTCGGGCGCGAAATCTCGGAATCCAGAAATCCACCGCCGACTACCTCCTCTTCCTTGACAGTGATGACTATTTCTTCCCGGGCTCGCTTGACGCCATCCGTGCCCGCTGTGATGCAACCAATCCTGATCTGGTGATGTTTGACTACGCCCGCGTGTATTGGAATGGGCGTAAGGCGCGCAACATGCTCGGGGGGCTGCTCGAGGGGCATCCCGAACCTGTCGTACTGTCGGAGGTCCCAGACCTCCTCAAGATTATCAACATCGCTACGAACAAGGCTTATCGTCGGGTCTTTCTGGAAGAAAACGATCTGTGGTTCCCCAGCGGATACTACGAGGACGTTCCGTTTACCTATCCAGCGTTTTGCCTCGCCGAATCCATCTCCCTGCTGGACCGTGTGTGCTACGCCTACCGTCAGCGCCGGACCGGAAGCATCCTGCTGTCCACGGATTCGCGGCATTTTGAGCTCCTGAAGCAGTTCGAGACTGCTCTGGATCGTTTTCAAACGGAGGTCAAGCTTCGCCCCTGGCTTCCGGTTGTGTGGGAGCGCGCTGCCAATCACATCGTCGCGGTCCTGGCGAAGGGTGAGCAGCGCCTACCTCGCGAGCTTCGCAAGCAGTTCTTCATGGATGCCTCAGACTTGTTGAACCGGCATTCGCCCAGCGTGGTTCCGTACCCGCCTGGAAATCACGGGCTGAAGTACAAGTTGATCGTCAGCGGGAATTTTCGTGGATTCGAGGCTCTGAAGAGGGTCAATCAGCAACGGATACGCGGTCGCCGGTACAAGAAGCAGCTGGAGGGCAAGGTCGGCCCATCTGTCGAGAGGTTGCGCCGGTTCCGGCCCGTCGATCCGAACGTGGCGGTGTTTTCAACGATGTGGGGACAGTTGCCCCGCGGTAATCCTCTAGCCATCGCCGAGGCGTTGGCCACCTATGCGCCGGCGATACAGCCGATCTGGGTCATCGCTCCTCAACATGCGTCGGCGGCTCGGCAACTGGGCGGTTTCGAGTTCGTCGAAGGTGGAACCAAAGCGAGTCAGCGGCTCTTCCAAAGTGCAAAGTTCTTCGTGAACGACGTGAACTTTCCGGCAACGTGGGAAAAACGAGACGATCAGACGTATCTACAGACTCAGCATGGCACTCCGCTGAAGTTTATTGGCCTCGACGTTCAGCATCATCCGATAGCAGCTGATGGAATGAACTTCTCAGCGTTCTTGCGTCGGATCGATCTTTGGGATTACAACCTTTCCTCCAGTCAATACTCAACAGAGATTCTCAAACGCGCATTTCCGGCGTCCCATGAGTTGCTGGAGTACGGATATCCGAGGAACGATGTGCTGGTCAACCCTCCCGAGGGGATCAGGGAGGAGACGAGGGCGCAGCTGGGTATTCCGGAGGGTCATCTGGCGGTGCTGTACACGCCGACCCATCGGGACGGTGTCGACCAACTGGACCTCGGATTCGATCCGGTTGCTTTTCTCAAAGGCGTGCCGGATGACGTCACCCTCATTATTCGTTCTCACCACCGATACGGTCCAAGCTCGGGTGTTCGTATGCTGCAGTCCGAGGGGCGAATCGTCGACGGCTCGGACCTGCCGGAGATAGCCCCGCTGTACCTGGCGAGCGATGTTTTGATCTGTGATTACTCATCCACGATGTTCGACTTTGCCAACCTGGGTCGGCCGATTGTGATCTACGGCGAGGACTGGGCGGAGTATCGAAGGTTGCGTGGGACGTACTTCGACATCATGGAAGAACCGCCCGGGGTGGTCACCCGGTCGATGGAGGAACTTTGCCGGGCGTTCGTCTCCGAGACGTATCGATCACCGAGTGCGATGAAGCAGTTGGACATCTTTCAAGCCCGGTTCTGCGAGTTCGATGATGGCCGAGCCAGCGAGCGGGTCGTCAGGAAGGTCTTCTTGGGGGAGGAGCCGGAAGCGCCCGAGCCACTCCACGACCCACCCGTCCCGTTGGCGACGTGGAACGTGGATCGGCCCGGATAG